A window from Triticum aestivum cultivar Chinese Spring chromosome 6D, IWGSC CS RefSeq v2.1, whole genome shotgun sequence encodes these proteins:
- the LOC123143629 gene encoding protein Rf1, mitochondrial, producing MSRLQPRYFSSSVSSRANELLSEFHHHLGSGTLWPELARQLFDQMLRQPVPVSVRALNGLFAALARAPPSTACTNAPALVIDLFNRMAQAGRRQVTAPTIYTYSILIECCHRACRPDLGLAFFGRLLQTGITTDVITYSSLLKCLCDMKRTEEALGVLLHRMPNDLPNVISYSVILKSFCDSGRSQLALDLLRMMAEKGSDHSPSVVSYSVVIDGFFKEGEISKACDLFHEMMQQGVVPDVVMYTSIINALCKARAMDKAEVVLRSMVHNGVQPDAVTYTSLIQGYSTLGQLKEVARLLKVMRSQGVMPDVVTCTLVMDYLCKHGRTKEAQEIFYSMAVNGQKPDIVAYCTMLYGYSIEGSLVDMIDLCELMARDGVVPNLRCFNILINAYAKHGMMDVALLFFEDMLKQGVKPNEFTYLTVISAFCKMGRMDDAMEKFREMIDMGVPVDTEVYMCMIEGYLNHGDSVKAKELITEMKNTDIRHKPWKGNGRT from the coding sequence ATGTCACGCCTCCAGCCCCGCTATTTCTCCAGCTCCGTGTCCTCACGCGCCAACGAACTGCTGAGCGAATTCCACCATCATCTGGGCTCCGGAACGCTCTGGCCGGAGCTCGCGCGCCAACTGTTCGACCAAATGCTGCGCCAACCTGTCCCGGTATCAGTACGTGCACTCAACGGCTTATTTGCTGCCCTCGCGCGTGCGCCGCCCTCAACCGCCTGCACCAATGCCCCTGCCCTCGTCATTGATCTCTTCAACCGCATGGCCCAAGCAGGTCGTCGCCAGGTGACAGCACCCACCATTTACACCTACAGCATACTTATTGAGTGCTGCCACCGAGCATGCCGCCCAGACCTAGGGCTTGCCTTCTTCGGCCGCCTCCTCCAGACAGGCATCACGACGGACGTCATTACCTACAGCAGCTTACTCAAGTGCCTCTGTGACATGAAGCGCACGGAGGAGGCTTTGGGCGTGCTGCTCCACAGGATGCCCAACGACCTGCCTAATGTCATCTCCTACTCAGTAATTCTCAAGAGCTTCTGCGACAGTGGTAGGAGCCAGCTTGCGCTTGATCTGCTCCGAATGATGGCCGAAAAAGGATCTGACCACTCCCCCAGCGTGGTGTCATACAGCGTGGTAATCGATGGTTTCTTCAAGGAGGGTGAAATAAGCAAAGCATGTGATCTGTTCCATGAAATGATGCAGCAGGGGGTTGTGCCCGATGTGGTGATGTATACCTCCATTATCAATGCGCTATGCAAAGCAAGAGCAATGGACAAGGCAGAGGTGGTTCTTCGATCAATGGTTCATAATGGTGTCCAACCAGATGCTGTGACATATACTAGCCTGATCCAAGGATATTCAACTTTAGGCCAGTTGAAAGAAGTCGCTAGGTTGTTGAAAGTGATGAGAAGCCAAGGTGTTATGCCAGACGTTGTTACCTGCACCTTAGTCATGGACTACCTTTGCAAGCATGGAAGAACCAAAGAAGCTCAGGAAATATTTTATTCCATGGCTGTGAATGGGCAAAAACCTGATATTGTCGCATACTGTACTATGCTCTATGGGTACTCTATAGAAGGATCCCTTGTTGATATGATCGATCTCTGTGAGCTGATGGCAAGAGATGGAGTTGTACCCAACCTCCGTTGTTTCAACATACTGATTAATGCATATGCTAAGCATGGAATGATGGATGTGGCCCTGCTTTTCTTCGAAGATATGTTGAAGCAGGGGGTGAAGCCTAATGAATTCACTTATTTAACTGTGATATCTGCATTTTGCAAGATGGGCAGGATGGATGATGCGATGGAAAAATTCCGTGAGATGATTGATATGGGAGTACCAGTTGACACAGAAGTTTACATGTGCATGATTGAGGGTTATTTGAATCACGGTGACTCCGTGAAAGCGAAGGAATTGATTACTGAAATGAAGAACACGGATATTCGTCATAAGCCGTGGAAGGGTAATGGAAGAACATAA
- the LOC123142448 gene encoding protein Rf1, mitochondrial-like: MAGSEKRSRVAASDRREPEAPSREQQPEPEGHRRSHPPDPRSWPPERRNAGPPSRTRERPPSTKMRAFGSPEPPRSDAGDAQEDAHLGFRTLRPELAHQLFDEMLRQPVPISARALNGLFVALARAPPSTACTNASALAIDLFNRMAQAGRRQVTAPTIYTYNILIDCCHRACCPDLGPAFFGRRLKTGIPTDIITYSNLFKCLCDMKRTEEALGVLLHRMPDDLPDVISYSVILKSLCDNGRCQLALDLLRMIAEKGSDHSPSVVSYSMVIDGFFKEGEISKACDLFHEMMQQGVVPDVVTYSSVIDALCKARAMDKAEVVLRSMVHNGVQPDAVTYNCLIQGYSTLGQLKEVARLLKVMRSQGVMPSVVTYTSLMDYLCKHGRIKEAEEIFYSMAVNGRKPDIVSYSIMLRGYAIEGSLIDMIHLCELMARNGVVPDLYCFNILINACAKHGMMDVALLFFEDMLKQGVKPNEFTYLTVISAFCKMGRMDDAMEKFREMIDMGVPVDTEVYMCMVEGYFKNGDSVKAKDFITKMKNKDISNRPQKGN, translated from the exons ATGGCCGGATCTGAGAAGCGAAGCAGAGTCGCCGCCTCAGACCGCAGGGAGCCGGAGGCGCCATCCCGCGAGCAGCAACCGGAACCCGAGGGTCACCGGAGGAGCCACCCTCCAGATCCGCGGTCCTGGCCACCGGAGCGCCGCAACGCCGGGCCGCCGAGCAGGACGAGGGAGCGGCCTCCCTCCACCAAGATGCGCGCCTTC GGTTCCCCCGAGCCGCCCAGGAGCGACGCGGGGGACGCTCAAGAGGACGCCCATCTGGGCTTCAGAACGCTCAGGCCAGAGCTCGCGCACCAACTGTTCGATGAAATGCTGCGCCAACCTGTCCCAATATCAGCGCGTGCACTCAACGGCTTATTTGTTGCACTCGCGCGTGCGCCGCCCTCAACCGCCTGCACCAATGCCTCTGCCCTCGCCATCGATCTCTTCAACCGCATGGCCCAAGCAGGTCGTCGCCAGGTGACAGCGCCCACCATTTACACCTACAATATACTAATTGACTGCTGCCATCGAGCATGCTGCCCGGACCTAGGGCCTGCCTTCTTCGGCCGCCGCCTCAAGACAGGCATACCGACGGACATCATTACCTACAGCAACTTATTCAAGTGCCTCTGCGACATGAAGCGCACGGAGGAGGCTTTGGGCGTGCTGCTCCACAGGATGCCCGATGACCTGCCTGATGTCATCTCCTACTCAGTAATTCTCAAGAGTTTATGTGACAATGGTAGGTGCCAGCTCGCGCTTGACCTGCTCCGGATGATTGCCGAAAAAGGATCTGACCACTCCCCCAGCGTGGTGTCATACAGCATGGTAATCGATGGTTTCTTCAAGGAGGGTGAAATAAGCAAAGCATGTGATCTGTTCCATGAAATGATGCAGCAGGGGGTTGTGCCCGATGTGGTGACGTATAGCTCTGTTATCGATGCTCTGTGCAAAGCAAGAGCAATGGACAAGGCAGAGGTGGTTCTTCGATCAATGGTTCATAATGGTGTCCAACCAGATGCTGTGACATATAATTGCCTGATCCAAGGATATTCGACTTTGGGACAGTTGAAAGAAGTCGCTAGGTTGTTGAAAGTGATGAGAAGCCAAGGTGTTATGCCAAGCGTTGTTACCTACACCTCACTCATGGACTACCTTTGCAagcatggaagaatcaaagaaGCTGAGGAAATATTTTATTCCATGGCTGTGAATGGACGAAAACCAGATATAGTCTCATACTCTATTATGCTCCGTGGGTACGCTATAGAAGGATCCCTCATTGATATGATCCATCTCTGTGAGCTGATGGCAAGAAATGGAGTTGTACCCGACCTCTATTGTTTCAACATACTGATTAATGCATGTGCTAAGCATGGAATGATGGATGTGGCCCTGCTTTTCTTCGAAGATATGTTGAAGCAGGGGGTGAAGCCTAATGAATTCACTTATTTAACTGTGATATCTGCATTTTGCAAGATGGGCAGGATGGATGATGCGATGGAAAAATTCCGTGAGATGATTGATATGGGAGTACCAGTTGACACAGAAGTTTACATGTGCATGGTTGAGGGTTATTTTAAAAATGGTGATTCAGTGAAAGCCAAGGATTTTATTACcaaaatgaagaacaaggatatTTCAAATAGGCCGCAGAAGGGTAATTGA
- the LOC123143631 gene encoding L-aspartate oxidase, chloroplastic isoform X1, producing MEMHLGQCVNRSKSSIFFSPNTPTTLRQNLKRLLGVQVEAFSERYLGLPTAISKINSGTFEYLADGARGSMQGWAERLFACAGRESLLKSIVHAIPTFSMSCFLLTKKVCKGFTSSMAKFWWGSSIDRNSLCWIAWDKLATPKCKGRMGLRDFRLFNLALLGKHEWRFMMNPNSLCAKVMKVWKLKVVPKVRVFWWRVLRGIIPDECTLKYRHIREINTCMICLAMEEDLEHALLHCPHARRFWEEARLIFEVHLPRLHPHTWTKDILCESRFSDKDWAIFVTVMAGGVARSSSGFKGAWCKPFPGVTDPLITEALALKEGVIFATLRGYTHVIMETDCLQAVNLWDSCYIDRAGAGMAKLMGGSAGFHVQGAHMQASRPPSLSFRTCAQLEISRFCTIPRFMGVKAVNASQQHMRHRFSSIRASALPCMQDDTTRYFDFVVIGSGVAGLRYALEVSKHGSVAIITKAEPHESNTNYAQGGVSAVLCPKDSVESHMQDTIVAGAHLCDEETVRIVCTEGPERVKELIAMGASFDHGEDGRLHLAREGGHSHNRIVHSADMTGKEIERALLQAVENDENISVFGHHFAIDLLTCQNNGEIFCYGVDSLDTKAQKVVRFISKVTLLASGGAGHIYPTTTNPPVATGDGIAMCHRAQAVISNMEFVQFHPTALSDEGLPIKPAKIRDNAFLVTEAVRGDGGILYNQSMERFMPLYDDRAELAPRDVVARSIDDQLKKRGGKYVLLDISHKPREKILAHFPNIAAECLRHGLDITQQPIPVVPAAHYMCGGVRAGLQGETSVKGLYVAGEVACTGLHGANRLASNSLLEALVFAQRAVQPSIDHMVDADADPCLAEKWARPVLSVSIKDSALSDIIEKTKKTRMELQSIMWEYVGIVRSTNRLKNAEWKIGDLESEWEEFLFRRGWKPATVGIEACEMRNLFCCAKLVVKSALARRESRGLHFTEDFPYLEESKRKPTVIFPTAIQELTWSSKPLQRQLQCK from the exons ATGGAGATGCATCTTGGACAATGTGTTAACAGGAGCAAGAGCTCCATCTTTTTCAGCCCAAACACGCCGACGACCCTTAGGCAAAATTTGAAGCGACTTCTTGGTGTACAAGTAGAAGCTTTCTCAGAACGCTACCTCGGATTACCCACTGCTATTAGCAAGATAAATAGTGGAACTTTTGAATATCTAGCTGACGGGGCAAGAGGCAGCATGCAAGGTTGGGCAGAGAGGCTATTTGCTTGTGCCGGCAGAGAGAGCCTTCTGaaatctattgttcatgctattccGACGTTTAGCATGAGCTGCTTTCTGTTGACAAAAAAGGTGTGTAAAGGTTTCACCTCAAGCATGGCAAAATTCTGGTGGGGCAGCTCCATTGATAGGAACTCCCTATGTTGGATCGCTTGGGATAAACTAGCTACACCAAAGTGCAAAGGCAGAATGGGATTACGCGACTTTCGGTTGTTTAACTTGGCGCTTTTAGGGAAGCACGAATGGCGTTTCATGATGAATCCCAACTCTCTATGCGCCAAGGTTATGAAAG TCTGGAAGCTCAAAGTAGTCCCTAAAGTCAGAGTGTTCTGGTGGCGTGTATTGAGGGGCATTATACCTGATGAGTGCACCCTAAAGTATCGTCACATAAGAGAGATCAACACCTGCATGATCTGCCTTGCCATGGAAGAGGACTTGGAACATGCGTTGTTGCACTGTCCGCATGCGCGTCGGTTCTGGGAGGAGGCCAGACTTATTTTTGAGGTTCATTTACCACGTCTCCATCCTCATACATGGACAAAAGATATCCTCTGTGAATCCCGCTTCTCTGACAAGGACTGGGCAATCTTCGTCACTGTGAT GGCTGGGGGTGTTGCACGTTCCTCATCGGGATTCAAGGGTGCATGGTGCAAGCCGTTCCCAGGTGTCACGGACCCTCTCATTACGGAGGCCCTAGCGCTTAAGGAAGGAGTGATCTTCGCAACATTACGAGGCTACACGCATGTGATCATGGAGACCGACTGTCTTCAGGCAGTTAACCTCTGGGACTCTTGCTACATCGACCG GGCCGGCGCCGGGATGGCCAAACTAATGGGCGGCTCTGCTGGCTTCCATGTGCAGGGGGCACACATGCAGGCGTCTCGCCCGCCCTCTCTCTCCTTCAGAACGTGCGCCCAGCTCGAGATCTCCAG ATTTTGCACTATCCCTCGTTTCATGGGCGTGAAGGCTGTCAATGCTTCCCAACAGCATATGAGGCACAGGTTCAGCTCCATCAGAGCCTCTGCCCTCCCATGCATGCAGGATGACACCACAAGATACTTCGATTTCGTGGTTATCGGCAGTGGTGTCGCTGGCCTAAGGTATGCCCTGGAAGTCTCGAAGCACGGCTCTGTTGCTATCATCACCAAAGCAGAGCCTCATGAGAGCAACACCAACTATGCGCAAGGCGGCGTCAGCGCCGTTCTGTGCCCCAAGGATTCTGTAGAAAGCCATATGCAAGACACAATTGTTGCAGGGGCTCATCTCTGCGACGAGGAGACCGTCAGG ATAGTATGCACAGAAGGTCCTGAGCGTGTCAAGGAGCTAATAGCCATGGGTGCTTCATTCGACCATGGTGAAGATGGCAGGCTGCACCTTGCAAGGGAAGGTGGACATTCTCACAACAGAATCGTCCATTCTGCTGATATGACTGGAAAAGAGATTGAAAGAGCGCTGCTTCAAGCGGTTGAAAATGATGAGAACATATCTGTGTTCGGCCACCACTTCGCCATTGATCTGTTGACCTGTCAG AATAATGGTGAAATCTTTTGTTACGGAGTGGATTCGTTGGACACCAAAGCTCAAAAG GTAGTCCGTTTCATCTCAAAAGTAACATTGCTTGCGTCCGGAGGAGCTGGCCATATATATCCCACAACAACCAATCCACCG GTGGCTACTGGGGATGGAATCGCAATGTGCCATCGCGCTCAGGCTGTGATATCCAATATGGA GTTTGTGCAGTTCCATCCAACTGCACTATCAGACGAAGGCCTTCCAATAAAGCCAGCTAAAATAAGAGATAATGCATTTCTTGTGACAGAAGCAGTCAGAGGAGATGGAGGAATTCTTTACAACCAATCCATGGAGAGATTTATGCCTTTATACGACGACCGTGCCGAGTTGGCACCGAGGGATGTGGTTGCAAGAAGCATAGATGATCAACTGAAGAAACGTGGAGGGAAGTATGTTCTCTTGGACATCAGCCACAAGCCAAGGGAGAAAATTCTTGCTCATTTTCCGAACATTGCAGCTGAATGCCTGCGGCACGGTCTGGACATCACACAGCAGCCCATACCTGTCGTCCCTGCAGCTCATTACATGTGCGGTGGTGTTCGGGCTGGGTTGCAAGGGGAGACGAGTGTGAAAGGCTTGTATGTCGCTGGTGAGGTTGCTTGCACTGGATTGCACGGTGCTAATCGTCTTGCAAGCAACTCATTGCTGGAAGCGTTGGTATTCGCTCAGAGAGCCGTGCAGCCCTCTATCGACCACATGGTGGATGCGGATGCTGACCCTTGTCTCGCGGAGAAATGGGCACGCCCTGTGCTCTCTGTCTCCATTAAGGACAGTGCACTGTCTGACATCATTGAGAAGACAAAGAAGACCAGGATGGAGCTGCAATCCATAATGTGGGAGTACGTCGGTATAGTGCGGTCGACGAACCGGCTGAAGAATGCAGAATGGAAGATTGGTGATCTAGAGTCAGAGTGGGAGGAATTCTTATTCAGGAGGGGCTGGAAGCCTGCCACAGTGGGGATCGAGGCCTGCGAAATGAGGAACCTCTTCTGCTGCGCAAAGCTGGTTGTGAAGAGCGCGCTTGCGAGGCGGGAGAGCCGTGGCCTGCACTTCACTGAGGACTTCCCTTACCTGGAGGAGAGCAAGAGGAAGCCTACAGTGATCTTCCCTACTGCTATCCAAGAGCTAACATGGAGTTCAAAGCCATTGCAGAGGCAGCTGCAGTGCAAATAG
- the LOC123143631 gene encoding L-aspartate oxidase, chloroplastic isoform X2 produces MAKLMGGSAGFHVQGAHMQASRPPSLSFRTCAQLEISRFCTIPRFMGVKAVNASQQHMRHRFSSIRASALPCMQDDTTRYFDFVVIGSGVAGLRYALEVSKHGSVAIITKAEPHESNTNYAQGGVSAVLCPKDSVESHMQDTIVAGAHLCDEETVRIVCTEGPERVKELIAMGASFDHGEDGRLHLAREGGHSHNRIVHSADMTGKEIERALLQAVENDENISVFGHHFAIDLLTCQNNGEIFCYGVDSLDTKAQKVVRFISKVTLLASGGAGHIYPTTTNPPVATGDGIAMCHRAQAVISNMEFVQFHPTALSDEGLPIKPAKIRDNAFLVTEAVRGDGGILYNQSMERFMPLYDDRAELAPRDVVARSIDDQLKKRGGKYVLLDISHKPREKILAHFPNIAAECLRHGLDITQQPIPVVPAAHYMCGGVRAGLQGETSVKGLYVAGEVACTGLHGANRLASNSLLEALVFAQRAVQPSIDHMVDADADPCLAEKWARPVLSVSIKDSALSDIIEKTKKTRMELQSIMWEYVGIVRSTNRLKNAEWKIGDLESEWEEFLFRRGWKPATVGIEACEMRNLFCCAKLVVKSALARRESRGLHFTEDFPYLEESKRKPTVIFPTAIQELTWSSKPLQRQLQCK; encoded by the exons ATGGCCAAACTAATGGGCGGCTCTGCTGGCTTCCATGTGCAGGGGGCACACATGCAGGCGTCTCGCCCGCCCTCTCTCTCCTTCAGAACGTGCGCCCAGCTCGAGATCTCCAG ATTTTGCACTATCCCTCGTTTCATGGGCGTGAAGGCTGTCAATGCTTCCCAACAGCATATGAGGCACAGGTTCAGCTCCATCAGAGCCTCTGCCCTCCCATGCATGCAGGATGACACCACAAGATACTTCGATTTCGTGGTTATCGGCAGTGGTGTCGCTGGCCTAAGGTATGCCCTGGAAGTCTCGAAGCACGGCTCTGTTGCTATCATCACCAAAGCAGAGCCTCATGAGAGCAACACCAACTATGCGCAAGGCGGCGTCAGCGCCGTTCTGTGCCCCAAGGATTCTGTAGAAAGCCATATGCAAGACACAATTGTTGCAGGGGCTCATCTCTGCGACGAGGAGACCGTCAGG ATAGTATGCACAGAAGGTCCTGAGCGTGTCAAGGAGCTAATAGCCATGGGTGCTTCATTCGACCATGGTGAAGATGGCAGGCTGCACCTTGCAAGGGAAGGTGGACATTCTCACAACAGAATCGTCCATTCTGCTGATATGACTGGAAAAGAGATTGAAAGAGCGCTGCTTCAAGCGGTTGAAAATGATGAGAACATATCTGTGTTCGGCCACCACTTCGCCATTGATCTGTTGACCTGTCAG AATAATGGTGAAATCTTTTGTTACGGAGTGGATTCGTTGGACACCAAAGCTCAAAAG GTAGTCCGTTTCATCTCAAAAGTAACATTGCTTGCGTCCGGAGGAGCTGGCCATATATATCCCACAACAACCAATCCACCG GTGGCTACTGGGGATGGAATCGCAATGTGCCATCGCGCTCAGGCTGTGATATCCAATATGGA GTTTGTGCAGTTCCATCCAACTGCACTATCAGACGAAGGCCTTCCAATAAAGCCAGCTAAAATAAGAGATAATGCATTTCTTGTGACAGAAGCAGTCAGAGGAGATGGAGGAATTCTTTACAACCAATCCATGGAGAGATTTATGCCTTTATACGACGACCGTGCCGAGTTGGCACCGAGGGATGTGGTTGCAAGAAGCATAGATGATCAACTGAAGAAACGTGGAGGGAAGTATGTTCTCTTGGACATCAGCCACAAGCCAAGGGAGAAAATTCTTGCTCATTTTCCGAACATTGCAGCTGAATGCCTGCGGCACGGTCTGGACATCACACAGCAGCCCATACCTGTCGTCCCTGCAGCTCATTACATGTGCGGTGGTGTTCGGGCTGGGTTGCAAGGGGAGACGAGTGTGAAAGGCTTGTATGTCGCTGGTGAGGTTGCTTGCACTGGATTGCACGGTGCTAATCGTCTTGCAAGCAACTCATTGCTGGAAGCGTTGGTATTCGCTCAGAGAGCCGTGCAGCCCTCTATCGACCACATGGTGGATGCGGATGCTGACCCTTGTCTCGCGGAGAAATGGGCACGCCCTGTGCTCTCTGTCTCCATTAAGGACAGTGCACTGTCTGACATCATTGAGAAGACAAAGAAGACCAGGATGGAGCTGCAATCCATAATGTGGGAGTACGTCGGTATAGTGCGGTCGACGAACCGGCTGAAGAATGCAGAATGGAAGATTGGTGATCTAGAGTCAGAGTGGGAGGAATTCTTATTCAGGAGGGGCTGGAAGCCTGCCACAGTGGGGATCGAGGCCTGCGAAATGAGGAACCTCTTCTGCTGCGCAAAGCTGGTTGTGAAGAGCGCGCTTGCGAGGCGGGAGAGCCGTGGCCTGCACTTCACTGAGGACTTCCCTTACCTGGAGGAGAGCAAGAGGAAGCCTACAGTGATCTTCCCTACTGCTATCCAAGAGCTAACATGGAGTTCAAAGCCATTGCAGAGGCAGCTGCAGTGCAAATAG